Proteins encoded by one window of Gemmatimonadota bacterium:
- a CDS encoding glucose 1-dehydrogenase: MKTRHRARVRHGARTRHGARIKVPMSDRLKGKVVVVTGGGTGIGLGIARCCLEAGAAVMIAQRRIEIAEREAARLRDEGFTVQAQRGDVRRREDVTALLDQAESLLGPVDVMVNNAALTGKSLELRPFMDETDAHWRSVLDINLTGAFIGTQEAARRMIASGTGGSIINVSSVAQFAAQEGASAYCASKAGMDGLTKSAAIELAAHGIRVNSIAPGDIHTEQSDRPREDAVGRGATGRFFRDTPLDRRGTPEEIGRVAVFLASDEASFVTGATWLVDGGFLSY; the protein is encoded by the coding sequence ATGAAGACGCGTCACCGAGCGAGAGTGCGTCACGGAGCGAGGACGCGTCACGGAGCAAGGATTAAAGTACCTATGAGCGACCGGTTGAAAGGCAAAGTCGTGGTCGTCACCGGTGGCGGTACCGGCATCGGTCTCGGTATCGCCAGATGCTGTCTCGAAGCGGGCGCCGCCGTGATGATCGCCCAGCGGCGGATCGAGATCGCCGAGCGCGAGGCCGCACGCTTACGAGACGAGGGCTTCACCGTTCAGGCACAACGGGGCGACGTGCGCCGAAGAGAGGACGTCACCGCCCTGCTGGACCAGGCGGAATCTTTGCTCGGGCCCGTGGACGTGATGGTCAACAATGCCGCGCTGACGGGAAAGTCCCTTGAACTGCGTCCCTTCATGGATGAGACGGACGCGCACTGGCGCAGCGTCCTCGACATCAACCTGACCGGCGCGTTTATCGGGACGCAGGAGGCGGCCCGACGGATGATCGCAAGCGGAACGGGCGGCTCGATCATCAACGTCTCGTCCGTTGCCCAGTTCGCCGCGCAGGAAGGCGCCTCCGCCTACTGCGCAAGCAAGGCCGGAATGGACGGCCTCACCAAATCCGCGGCCATCGAACTGGCGGCCCACGGCATCCGCGTGAACAGCATCGCGCCGGGCGATATTCACACGGAGCAAAGCGACAGGCCGAGAGAGGACGCGGTTGGACGGGGTGCCACAGGAAGGTTTTTCCGGGACACCCCCCTGGATCGCCGGGGAACGCCGGAGGAAATCGGCCGCGTAGCCGTGTTCCTGGCCAGCGACGAGGCGAGTTTTGTTACCGGGGCTACGTGGCTGGTGGACGGGGGATTCCTGAGCTACTAA
- a CDS encoding L-seryl-tRNA(Sec) selenium transferase, which yields MPDQVNPSSAGPPAGTLTPAVNGTGVILHTGLGRAVLSVAARQAVADAIEGYCTLEIDARTGKRGSRHDLVSGLLCALTGAESAIVVNNNAAAVMLILHALARDREVIISRGQLVEIGGSFRMPDVMAAGGARLVGVGATNHTEPDDYRAAITDRTALIMAVHRSNFDLAGLDVSVSLDELATLGRERDIPVVYDQGSGALIDLAAYGRHGLDSGYTVREALDQGVDVVCFSGDKLLGGPQAGIIAGRRELLDRMKKDPLMRAFRADKMVYAALQATLALFTDPGRLADGHAVTGMIAATAGELESRAHRLAEGLADRFAHRVYVTVEESSAEIGGGALPVQQLPSRVVALRPEGWTNRQLAAAFRRQSPPVFGRLSGDRFLLDLRTLEERAFPVVEATAGEIADLMDEDASPSESASRSEDASRSKD from the coding sequence GACCAGGTTAATCCATCATCAGCAGGCCCTCCGGCCGGTACGTTGACACCTGCCGTAAACGGTACGGGCGTGATCCTCCACACAGGGCTGGGGCGGGCCGTGCTGTCCGTGGCGGCGCGGCAGGCCGTTGCCGACGCGATCGAGGGGTACTGCACGTTGGAGATCGATGCCCGGACGGGCAAGCGAGGTTCGCGCCACGACCTGGTTTCCGGGCTGCTGTGCGCCTTGACCGGAGCGGAATCGGCCATCGTGGTGAACAACAACGCCGCCGCGGTCATGCTGATCCTGCACGCCCTGGCGCGGGACCGCGAAGTCATCATCTCCCGGGGACAACTGGTGGAAATCGGAGGGTCCTTCCGCATGCCGGACGTCATGGCCGCGGGCGGGGCCCGACTCGTCGGGGTGGGAGCGACCAATCACACCGAACCGGACGACTACCGAGCGGCCATCACGGATCGGACGGCCCTCATCATGGCCGTCCACCGGAGCAACTTCGACCTCGCCGGCTTGGACGTCTCGGTCTCCCTCGACGAACTGGCGACGTTGGGCCGCGAGCGGGACATACCGGTCGTGTACGACCAGGGAAGCGGCGCCCTGATCGACCTGGCAGCGTACGGTCGGCACGGCCTGGACAGCGGATACACGGTGCGGGAAGCGCTCGACCAAGGCGTTGACGTGGTCTGCTTCAGCGGCGACAAGCTGCTGGGCGGCCCGCAGGCCGGAATCATCGCGGGCCGGAGGGAGCTCCTCGACCGGATGAAGAAGGATCCGTTGATGCGGGCTTTCCGCGCGGACAAGATGGTCTACGCCGCCCTGCAGGCCACCCTGGCGTTGTTTACCGATCCGGGCAGGCTTGCCGATGGCCATGCGGTTACGGGTATGATCGCTGCAACGGCCGGGGAGCTCGAATCCAGGGCGCATCGACTCGCTGAAGGTCTCGCGGACCGTTTTGCGCATCGCGTCTACGTGACCGTGGAGGAATCCTCCGCGGAGATCGGCGGCGGCGCCCTTCCGGTCCAGCAACTCCCGTCCCGCGTCGTGGCGCTTCGGCCCGAAGGTTGGACGAACCGACAACTCGCCGCCGCGTTCAGACGACAGTCGCCGCCCGTATTCGGCCGGCTGTCGGGAGATCGTTTTCTGCTCGACCTGCGTACGCTGGAGGAACGGGCGTTCCCGGTGGTCGAAGCCACGGCCGGCGAAATCGCGGATCTGATGGATGAAGACGCGTCACCGAGCGAGAGTGCGTCACGGAGCGAGGACGCGTCACGGAGCAAGGATTAA